From the Theobroma cacao cultivar B97-61/B2 chromosome 2, Criollo_cocoa_genome_V2, whole genome shotgun sequence genome, one window contains:
- the LOC18609051 gene encoding uncharacterized protein LOC18609051, producing MSQTFLCLSIPTNTDLSLVNLLDLFKTPQQREDMAAEEVLKLFDVYWFEQPIFSKKPVSRSQETSQDHKERVEERELKLPRISTLHVRSMSDLALNATVSFSSGSLSPNSVLTTPRLQTILSGKDVNEDNADVKKEKMEEAAAKPILVERRSKTRTKGSSRSLSELEFEELQGFMDLGFVFSEEDKDSSLVSIIPGLQKLGKKTEESREENIGQTVVSRPYLSEAWEVWDRRKVKNPLMNWRIPTMGNEVDMKDHLRFWAHTVASTVR from the coding sequence ATGTCCCAAACCTTTCTTTGCTTGTCTATCCCAACCAACACTGATCTCTCCCTTGTGAACCTCCTGGATCTTTTCAAAACCCCCCAACAAAGAGAAGATATGGCTGCAGAGGAAGTTCTAAAGCTTTTTGATGTCTATTGGTTTGAGCAACCAATTTTCTCCAAGAAACCAGTTTCACGATCGCAAGAAACAAGTCAAGATCATAAAGAGCGAGTTGAAGAAAGGGAACTAAAGCTTCCACGCATATCGACCCTCCACGTCAGGTCTATGAGTGACCTGGCCTTGAACGCCACAGTGAGTTTTTCTTCTGGTTCCCTGTCTCCAAATTCAGTGCTTACCACGCCAAGGCTTCAAACTATTCTGTCTGGCAAAGATGTGAATGAAGATAATGCAGATGTTAAGAAGGAAAAGATGGAGGAGGCAGCTGCTAAGCCAATATTGGTTGAAAGAAGAAgcaaaacaagaacaaagggtAGCAGTAGGAGCTTGTCGGAACTAGAGTTTGAGGAGctacaagggtttatggatcTCGGTTTTGTGTTCTCGGAGGAAGATAAAGATTCCAGTTTAGTGTCTATAATTCCTGGGTTGCAAAAGCTGGGAAAGAAAACTGAAGAAAGTAGAGAAGAAAATATTGGTCAAACTGTGGTTTCTAGGCCATACCTGTCTGAAGCATGGGAGGTTTGGGATCGAAGGAAGGTAAAGAATCCATTGATGAATTGGAGAATTCCTACAATGGGTAACGAAGTGGACATGAAAGATCATCTCAGGTTTTGGGCTCATACAGTTGCTTCAACGGTTAGATAA
- the LOC18609052 gene encoding uncharacterized protein LOC18609052: MAHSSEQRFWCQVVLRFGFAFVCVCLVGYILGPTLFWRLKEKSTAQASCPSCVCDCSLETNFLLLPGLVNSTYSDCGKNDPDVNEELEKDIVALLSEEINLQKIVSNDTLKHTWALTIDTKRASSHYQKEAEKCNAGVGTCEEAREKAEAELREELKLTALWEKRAHELGWKDSERVDT; this comes from the exons ATGGCTCATAGTTCTGAGCAAAGGTTTTGGTGTCAGGTGGTTTTAAGGTTtggttttgcttttgtttgtGTGTGTCTGGTTGGTTACATTCTAGGTCCAACTCTGTTCTGGCGTTTGAAGGAGAAGTCAACAGCTCAGGCATCATGTCCTTCTTGTGTTTGTGATTGCTCTTTGGAGACAAACTTTCTCTTACTACCAG GATTAGTCAACAGCACATACTCAG ATTGTGGTAAAAATGATCCAGATGTAAATGAAGAACTAGAGAAGGATATTGTTGCTTTACTGTCTGAGGAGATTAATTTACAGAAGATAGTAAGCAATGATACCTTGAAGCACACCTGGGCACTAACAATTGACACCAAAAGAGCCTCCTCACATTACCAGAAAGAAGCAGAAAAATGCAATGCAGGAGTGGGGACTTGTGAGGAAGCCAGGGAAAAGGCTGAAGCAGAACTAAGAGAGGAGCTTAAGCTTACAGCCTTGTGGGAGAAACGAGCCCATGAACTGGGGTGGAAAGATAGCGAAAGGGTAGATACATGA